In Sphingomonas panacisoli, one genomic interval encodes:
- a CDS encoding endonuclease domain-containing protein: MEWRARDTTRARELRNQATPQERTLWRYLGASKLGHKFSRQMPIGPFFADFVCRGAKLVVELDGYSHDLSVEADARRDRYMQEQGFQVLRFSNEDVTTNVEGIVNTIAAALANRPPPSPSRKREGRR; this comes from the coding sequence ATGGAATGGCGCGCTCGCGATACGACGCGTGCGCGAGAACTGCGCAATCAGGCGACGCCACAAGAACGCACATTGTGGCGGTACCTAGGTGCGAGCAAATTAGGGCATAAATTCAGCCGCCAAATGCCCATTGGCCCTTTCTTCGCCGACTTTGTCTGTCGCGGTGCAAAACTCGTTGTCGAACTGGATGGATACTCGCACGATCTGTCAGTCGAGGCTGACGCCCGGCGCGACCGCTACATGCAAGAGCAGGGATTTCAGGTGCTCCGGTTCAGCAACGAGGATGTGACCACGAATGTCGAAGGTATCGTGAACACTATCGCCGCCGCACTTGCTAACAGGCCCCCCCCCAGCCCCTCCCGCAAGCGGGAGGGGAGAAGATGA
- a CDS encoding ABC transporter ATP-binding protein, which produces MTDAAIVIDQLSKVYAGGKQALDNVSFDVPRGSIFGLLGPNGAGKSTLINILAGLVNKTGGKATIWGFDIDEHPRNAKASIGIVNQEITFDPFFTPVETLDIQAGLYGVPKAKRISMELLRAVHLEDKAKAYARTLSGGMKRRLMVAKAMVHSPPVLVLDEPTAGVDVELRQQLWTYVKELNARGVTIVLTTHYLEEAEQLCDRIAIINHGRVIANEPTRDLVGMAQEKVVALTVDRDVTEPPTAACFQKVELKGERVLEITYRKDQANAGQVLAAVQGDGYGIVDVSTKEPDLEDVFLNLTRSSPLPLAGGVGGGPA; this is translated from the coding sequence ATGACCGACGCCGCGATCGTGATCGACCAGCTCTCCAAAGTTTATGCAGGAGGCAAGCAGGCGCTCGACAACGTCTCGTTCGACGTGCCGCGGGGCAGCATCTTCGGGCTGTTGGGTCCCAACGGCGCCGGTAAGTCGACGCTGATCAACATCCTGGCGGGGCTGGTCAACAAGACCGGCGGCAAGGCGACGATCTGGGGCTTCGATATCGACGAGCATCCCAGGAACGCGAAGGCGTCGATCGGCATCGTCAATCAGGAGATCACCTTCGACCCGTTCTTCACGCCGGTCGAAACCCTCGACATCCAGGCCGGCCTGTACGGTGTGCCCAAGGCCAAGCGCATCTCGATGGAGCTGCTGCGCGCGGTGCATCTCGAGGACAAGGCGAAGGCCTATGCGCGCACGTTGTCGGGCGGGATGAAGCGGCGGTTGATGGTGGCGAAGGCGATGGTCCATTCGCCGCCGGTCCTCGTCCTCGACGAGCCGACCGCTGGGGTCGATGTCGAACTCCGCCAGCAACTGTGGACCTACGTCAAGGAACTCAACGCGCGCGGCGTGACGATCGTGCTGACCACGCACTATCTCGAGGAAGCCGAGCAATTGTGCGACCGCATCGCGATCATCAACCATGGCCGCGTCATCGCCAACGAACCGACCCGCGATCTGGTCGGGATGGCGCAGGAAAAGGTCGTCGCGCTGACGGTGGACCGCGACGTGACCGAACCGCCCACCGCGGCGTGTTTCCAGAAGGTCGAGCTGAAGGGCGAGCGCGTCCTCGAAATCACCTATCGCAAGGATCAGGCGAATGCCGGCCAGGTGCTCGCGGCGGTGCAGGGCGACGGCTACGGCATCGTCGATGTCTCGACCAAGGAGCCCGATCTGGAGGACGTGTTCCTCAACCTGACCCGTTCTTCTCCCCTCCCGCTTGCGGGAGGGGTTGGGGGTGGGCCTGCGTAA